A region from the Helcococcus ovis genome encodes:
- a CDS encoding EndoS/ChiA family endoglycosidase: MKQISKRVISFVLAFVMVTGLLPVSRTSVAKAEGKEVTTKSEGRKATEEWLKKHTPINGGYYRVWSDEANPDAKKYKNAQTRMGDIPKEVDLVLAFYDNEMAKVPEKVMKKYVDELHKKGQKVVGSIFVHLLYKDIEYNLNLHNEISKKYSKYLRLKNNSDRKVLEFGNTDEGNKARAEFILHYYMNKYNFDGLDIDMEQKISDFKTHKDQYNKVLDLLSKKVGPKSNTDKLLIYDTTYSAFHPAFESHKDKFDLVLIQMYGGRSEYKNTEEYVASQKKAVGNTRLQDFEENREMTLFDTFKSLVGSQKIMIGFSFYEENSYTTEKKDDPLYDNNRWYDIPTTDGKVEKIIKDEKDKGVFEDGKFADSRAARYAKWQPKDSLKAGVFSYAIERDGVPHPTKEEAIKAYNEYSKNTTNGRKIDIDKWVQAGRPGKSDSDDLAPTDYEYSKELKELLNENNAYDIIDEEDFPDEHLRKQVISQIGEYKGMISRYNKELIIDDSEIKDLTGLEKLVNLNKLTLKNLDKVTSLTPENLPEGIRKERPRTEYKKSDAKLVLENLSGLKELNLRGLHLEELEIINPENFKSLEKLDISDNNLDLSPGSNNRKVFDALVKNINNKQNVKFEGQEPFWYYPETFSPSFVRLEKNKSYDIEKEVLKGQVTSQGYYVTPDKFNEYTSRTIDGKPFLKEGYTVKPLDYSKFTIETTNSTLDPVENNIVKSSDDETFISTITNGEGKEVHKLKIVVGEEKDILFQVKPDIKKIYDSTARDAFTSVGSKIFDGKLDSGNQFIAFNAPKQENDMFIVFEVDGNIKLNTWELIQVTKVEAFRKKANVIASLEYLDDKDFVLEESLSYYEKIEKLKSKKWETVDTIKDGTKDIYKGKFASTSSRYWRVNVKSTLGNAPIIPEVKLYGTKLDKSPLENAIKDAKEYLENKKGNQRLYAQEGLDKLREVVEDAERTLKTEKLTKNLINSNANRIAEVIATLTLDNTEVKVEENITKENLNKKLNELLGKANKIDSSKLSESVKSKLTADVSNVELLRENGEVTVNALSKSADELEKSVNAALKEIEQQKTKEKEEKTSDSKKSEKPKSKSTSKKIITFFKDINKKLGNIVKGFISTIQAWF; encoded by the coding sequence ATGAAACAAATTTCAAAAAGAGTAATAAGTTTTGTATTAGCGTTTGTTATGGTTACAGGCTTATTACCTGTAAGTAGGACATCGGTTGCTAAGGCTGAGGGGAAGGAAGTAACTACTAAATCTGAAGGAAGAAAAGCAACTGAAGAATGGCTTAAAAAACATACACCTATAAATGGTGGTTATTATAGGGTGTGGAGTGATGAGGCAAACCCTGATGCTAAAAAATATAAAAATGCTCAAACAAGAATGGGTGATATACCTAAGGAAGTAGATTTGGTATTAGCATTTTATGATAATGAAATGGCTAAAGTACCTGAAAAAGTTATGAAGAAATATGTTGATGAGTTACATAAAAAAGGACAAAAGGTAGTAGGCTCTATATTTGTTCATTTGTTGTATAAGGATATAGAGTATAATTTAAATTTACATAATGAGATAAGTAAAAAATATTCTAAATATTTAAGACTAAAAAATAATTCTGATAGAAAAGTACTTGAATTTGGTAATACAGATGAAGGGAATAAAGCTAGAGCTGAGTTTATATTACATTATTATATGAATAAGTATAATTTTGATGGCTTAGATATTGATATGGAGCAAAAGATTAGTGATTTCAAAACTCATAAAGATCAATATAATAAAGTTTTAGATTTATTATCTAAAAAAGTAGGACCAAAAAGTAATACTGATAAATTATTGATATATGATACAACATATTCAGCTTTTCATCCTGCATTTGAAAGTCATAAGGATAAGTTTGATCTAGTTTTGATTCAAATGTACGGTGGAAGAAGTGAATATAAAAATACTGAAGAGTATGTAGCATCTCAAAAGAAAGCGGTAGGAAATACAAGACTCCAAGACTTTGAAGAAAATAGGGAAATGACTTTATTTGATACATTTAAATCTTTAGTGGGTTCGCAAAAAATTATGATAGGTTTCTCATTTTATGAAGAAAATTCATATACTACAGAAAAAAAGGATGACCCATTATATGATAATAATAGATGGTATGATATCCCAACAACAGATGGAAAAGTTGAAAAAATAATAAAAGATGAAAAAGACAAAGGAGTCTTTGAAGATGGTAAATTTGCTGATTCAAGAGCTGCCAGATATGCAAAATGGCAACCAAAGGACTCCTTAAAAGCAGGGGTGTTTTCATATGCTATTGAGAGAGACGGAGTACCTCATCCTACAAAAGAGGAAGCTATAAAAGCATATAATGAATATAGTAAAAACACAACAAATGGAAGAAAAATAGATATAGATAAATGGGTGCAAGCTGGAAGACCTGGAAAGAGTGATTCTGATGATTTAGCTCCAACAGATTATGAATATTCAAAAGAGTTAAAAGAATTATTAAATGAAAACAATGCTTACGATATAATTGATGAAGAAGATTTTCCTGATGAACATCTAAGAAAACAAGTTATTTCACAAATTGGTGAATACAAAGGTATGATATCAAGATATAATAAAGAATTAATTATAGATGATTCTGAAATTAAAGATTTAACAGGGTTAGAAAAATTAGTTAATTTAAATAAATTAACATTAAAAAATTTAGATAAAGTAACTAGCTTAACTCCTGAAAACTTACCGGAAGGTATACGAAAAGAAAGACCTCGTACAGAATATAAAAAATCAGACGCTAAGTTAGTTTTAGAAAATTTAAGCGGATTAAAAGAATTAAACTTAAGAGGTTTGCATTTAGAAGAGTTAGAAATTATCAATCCTGAAAACTTTAAATCATTAGAAAAATTAGATATATCAGATAATAATTTAGACTTATCCCCAGGATCAAATAATAGAAAAGTATTTGATGCGTTGGTAAAAAATATAAATAATAAACAAAATGTTAAATTTGAAGGACAAGAACCATTTTGGTACTATCCAGAAACATTCTCACCATCATTTGTAAGATTAGAAAAAAATAAATCTTATGATATTGAAAAAGAAGTATTAAAAGGTCAAGTAACATCTCAAGGTTATTATGTAACACCTGATAAATTTAATGAATATACTTCACGTACAATAGATGGTAAGCCATTCTTGAAAGAGGGGTATACTGTAAAACCTTTAGATTATAGTAAATTTACTATTGAAACAACAAATAGTACTTTAGATCCGGTAGAAAATAATATAGTAAAATCAAGTGATGATGAAACATTTATATCAACAATTACAAATGGAGAAGGAAAAGAAGTTCATAAATTGAAGATTGTTGTTGGAGAGGAAAAGGATATTTTGTTCCAAGTTAAACCTGATATAAAAAAAATATATGATTCTACAGCTAGAGATGCTTTTACTTCTGTAGGCTCAAAAATATTTGATGGTAAATTAGATAGTGGGAACCAATTTATCGCTTTTAATGCACCAAAACAAGAAAATGATATGTTCATAGTTTTTGAAGTAGATGGAAATATAAAATTGAATACCTGGGAATTAATTCAGGTTACAAAGGTGGAAGCTTTTAGAAAAAAAGCAAATGTAATTGCTTCATTGGAATATTTGGATGATAAAGATTTTGTATTAGAAGAAAGTCTTTCATATTATGAAAAAATAGAAAAATTAAAATCAAAAAAATGGGAAACTGTTGATACTATAAAAGATGGAACAAAAGATATTTATAAGGGAAAATTCGCATCAACTTCAAGCAGATATTGGAGAGTTAATGTTAAGTCAACTTTAGGAAATGCACCTATTATCCCAGAAGTAAAACTATACGGTACAAAACTAGATAAATCTCCACTAGAAAATGCTATTAAAGATGCTAAAGAATATTTAGAAAACAAAAAAGGAAATCAAAGACTATATGCTCAAGAAGGGCTTGATAAGTTAAGAGAAGTTGTTGAAGATGCTGAAAGAACACTAAAAACAGAAAAATTAACAAAGAATTTAATTAATTCAAATGCAAATAGAATTGCAGAGGTTATTGCAACTTTGACATTAGATAATACCGAAGTAAAAGTTGAAGAAAATATAACTAAAGAAAACTTAAATAAAAAACTTAATGAATTACTTGGAAAAGCTAATAAAATTGATAGTTCAAAATTAAGTGAATCTGTAAAGAGTAAATTGACTGCTGATGTTTCTAATGTTGAATTGTTAAGGGAAAATGGAGAAGTAACAGTGAATGCTTTATCAAAATCAGCTGATGAGTTGGAAAAATCGGTTAATGCTGCATTAAAAGAAATTGAACAACAAAAAACTAAAGAAAAAGAAGAAAAAACTTCTGATTCAAAAAAATCTGAAAAACCAAAAAGTAAGTCAACTTCTAAAAAAATTATTACATTTTTTAAGGATATAAACAAGAAACTTGGAAATATCGTTAAAGGATTTATATCCACAATACAAGCGTGGTTTTAG
- a CDS encoding helix-turn-helix domain-containing protein has translation MIRLLGKRTIRHTDIIKHLHINSNSISQEHLIRILEVTDSVLKSDIEYLNSNYPDILKIKTSNNIISIIYNNDSCIETFFRTIINNSNIFNMIEALFFYKFNSIDSLAENQFTSISTIYRMIDKFNTAATNKYNFRLDKKSLKFIGSEKNIRSFFTQLFKEKYAIDEWPFININKNTIKKAITEYFKINNINKFEYSYLEIMSWTCAVNLHRTKLNFPVISQMETNKINYDIIKNLLKSNILQNIFRTFYIPLTENNLINIFYNYVHVDLVHTFKEFTDKADYSPNIAISLHRGFSDTFSIKNKYNLQLNNIENLIISIHNSAVLYNSDIKSNCVIYNRRKMYIDQIYKQFPELVTDIKTYLSNYLTSLKGSIKKNEVEHLTYVAVSTWKGLISQMYNLSDKLNVLIISRFNSVHASNIKVQLDMIFKCFFNTVLFDGNSLEIDNINFDDFDLVIADFIPVNNKVPNWIFIQETLNPNDFLEIIKKISKFIKYKF, from the coding sequence ATGATTAGACTTTTAGGTAAGCGTACTATAAGGCACACAGATATTATTAAACATCTGCACATTAATTCAAACTCAATTAGCCAGGAGCATCTTATAAGGATTTTAGAAGTAACAGATTCTGTATTAAAATCAGATATCGAATATTTAAATTCAAACTATCCGGATATATTAAAGATAAAAACTTCAAACAATATAATTTCTATAATTTACAACAATGATTCTTGCATTGAAACTTTTTTTAGAACTATTATAAATAATTCAAATATCTTTAACATGATTGAAGCATTATTCTTTTATAAATTCAACAGTATTGATTCTTTAGCAGAAAATCAGTTCACAAGCATTTCAACTATATACAGAATGATAGATAAATTTAACACCGCCGCAACAAATAAATATAACTTTAGGTTAGATAAAAAATCCCTAAAATTTATAGGAAGCGAAAAAAATATTAGATCCTTTTTCACTCAATTATTTAAGGAAAAATATGCTATTGATGAATGGCCATTTATCAACATAAACAAAAATACTATAAAAAAAGCTATTACTGAATATTTCAAAATTAATAATATTAATAAATTTGAATACTCATATTTAGAAATAATGTCTTGGACATGTGCTGTAAATTTACATAGAACAAAATTAAATTTCCCTGTAATTTCTCAAATGGAAACAAATAAAATAAACTATGATATAATTAAGAATTTACTTAAATCAAACATTTTACAAAATATTTTTAGAACTTTCTATATACCTTTAACAGAAAATAATCTAATAAACATATTTTATAATTATGTACATGTCGATCTTGTACATACATTTAAGGAATTTACTGACAAAGCTGATTATAGTCCAAATATAGCTATATCCCTACATAGAGGTTTTTCTGACACATTTTCCATTAAAAACAAATATAATTTACAATTAAATAACATTGAAAATTTAATTATAAGTATCCACAATTCAGCTGTATTATATAATAGTGATATAAAATCAAATTGTGTTATCTATAACAGAAGAAAAATGTATATTGATCAAATCTATAAACAATTTCCAGAGTTAGTAACTGATATAAAAACTTATTTAAGTAATTATTTAACTTCACTAAAAGGAAGTATTAAAAAAAATGAAGTAGAGCATTTGACATATGTTGCAGTATCAACATGGAAAGGGCTAATCTCTCAGATGTATAATTTATCCGATAAATTAAATGTACTGATTATAAGCAGATTTAACTCCGTTCATGCAAGTAATATTAAAGTTCAGTTAGACATGATATTTAAATGCTTTTTTAACACTGTACTTTTTGATGGTAACTCTTTAGAAATAGATAATATAAACTTTGATGATTTTGATTTAGTAATAGCTGATTTTATACCTGTAAACAATAAAGTCCCTAACTGGATTTTCATCCAAGAAACCTTAAATCCAAATGATTTTCTAGAAATTATTAAGAAAATTTCTAAATTTATAAAATATAAATTTTAA
- a CDS encoding pilin N-terminal domain-containing protein: MNLKKLISLMLAFVMMLAVVAPASQVFADQEKHQTTVVIHKMKMSSLEGFPLKQKEGQNFVLGKDGQTQYNGKAISQENISKFFGADTEELEGVTFYVYKVESKDTYEKMVKEPGSYDTKELVEKELSVNQPTQTVVSKKGGVDVENLENGYYWFVEDKASTIKEGAITGAAAVPFGLALPIYKDDGSMFDTQDKLHVYPKNTVNKVQFDKNFAQKNGLEKITDPQSLKDVGAVFNNYEKEKANVKGQIGKEIPYEAKVSLPQGSTFKNLDLVDAMDKGLKYNAKKGVELAVTPVSLRLDLNTHYTITPEANGFKLNFKAEGLKLINDAAKKEEVEITFKYSANVTSDAVVDQPMDNHATIIFNHTPPKFESEEITPKSGEITVTKKWANEGEKTNTVKYVLLDSQGNPVADVTFTAARVVDKTDLGNGITFTVTGDFSGKFSGLSDEVKYKVKEIVNGFEPKFENSEGTVTITNTKTPNSITPTPPQVTVGGKKFVKTNSDGKERLAGAEFVIKNLNSGTDENKFLKVTPADESGYKTAKSAYDEAIKAVNEVLAKGEINAENQVQIDKETFNSKDDALGKVKELYNKMQEEFVKANLNYEWVEQQDQATKFYTDGEGRFEVKGLAYGNYQAVETAAPKGYALPTGGGDFKFEVKDGSYTKDGQINYDKEKEETKDAMQIKNNKVTIPQTGGIGTVIFTVAGLIIMGAAIYALKKNNQEVDA, encoded by the coding sequence ATGAATTTAAAAAAATTAATTTCGTTAATGTTAGCATTCGTAATGATGTTAGCAGTAGTGGCACCGGCATCACAAGTTTTTGCGGATCAAGAGAAACATCAGACAACAGTTGTAATTCACAAAATGAAAATGAGTAGCTTAGAGGGATTCCCATTAAAACAAAAAGAAGGTCAAAACTTTGTACTTGGTAAAGATGGTCAAACACAATATAATGGTAAAGCAATTTCACAAGAAAACATTTCAAAGTTCTTTGGTGCAGACACTGAAGAACTAGAAGGTGTTACTTTCTATGTATACAAAGTAGAATCAAAAGATACTTATGAAAAAATGGTAAAAGAACCAGGTTCTTATGATACAAAAGAATTAGTAGAAAAAGAACTTTCAGTAAATCAACCAACACAAACTGTTGTATCAAAAAAAGGTGGCGTTGATGTTGAAAATTTAGAAAACGGATACTACTGGTTCGTTGAAGATAAAGCTTCAACAATCAAAGAAGGTGCTATCACTGGAGCAGCGGCAGTTCCATTCGGACTAGCTCTTCCAATATACAAAGATGATGGTTCTATGTTTGATACACAAGATAAACTTCACGTATATCCAAAGAATACTGTAAACAAAGTACAATTTGATAAGAACTTTGCTCAAAAAAATGGTTTAGAAAAAATAACTGATCCACAATCTCTTAAAGATGTAGGAGCTGTTTTTAATAATTATGAAAAAGAAAAAGCAAATGTTAAAGGTCAAATAGGAAAAGAAATTCCTTATGAAGCAAAAGTATCACTTCCACAAGGCTCTACATTTAAAAATTTAGACCTAGTAGATGCTATGGATAAGGGATTAAAATATAATGCAAAAAAAGGAGTTGAACTTGCAGTAACTCCTGTTAGTTTAAGATTAGATTTAAATACACACTATACAATAACTCCAGAAGCAAATGGATTTAAACTAAACTTTAAAGCAGAAGGCTTAAAACTTATCAATGATGCTGCCAAGAAAGAAGAAGTAGAAATTACATTTAAGTATTCTGCAAATGTAACATCTGATGCAGTGGTAGACCAACCAATGGACAACCACGCAACAATTATCTTTAACCATACACCACCAAAATTTGAAAGTGAAGAAATAACTCCTAAAAGTGGAGAAATAACAGTTACTAAAAAATGGGCAAATGAAGGTGAAAAAACTAATACTGTTAAGTATGTACTTTTAGATTCACAAGGTAATCCGGTAGCTGACGTAACATTTACAGCAGCTAGAGTAGTTGATAAAACAGATTTAGGAAATGGTATTACATTCACAGTTACTGGAGATTTCTCAGGTAAATTCTCAGGATTAAGTGATGAAGTTAAATATAAAGTAAAAGAAATTGTAAATGGTTTTGAACCAAAATTTGAAAATAGTGAAGGTACTGTAACTATTACAAATACTAAAACTCCAAATTCAATTACACCAACACCTCCACAAGTAACAGTAGGTGGAAAGAAATTTGTAAAGACAAACTCAGATGGAAAAGAAAGACTTGCCGGTGCAGAATTTGTAATAAAGAATTTAAATAGTGGTACTGATGAAAATAAATTCTTAAAGGTTACTCCTGCTGATGAAAGTGGTTATAAAACTGCTAAATCAGCTTATGATGAAGCTATAAAAGCAGTAAATGAAGTATTAGCAAAGGGAGAAATCAATGCTGAAAATCAAGTTCAAATAGATAAAGAAACATTTAATAGCAAAGATGATGCACTTGGTAAAGTTAAAGAACTTTATAATAAAATGCAAGAAGAATTTGTAAAAGCTAATTTAAATTATGAATGGGTAGAGCAACAAGATCAAGCAACTAAATTCTACACTGATGGAGAGGGTAGATTTGAAGTTAAAGGCTTAGCTTATGGAAACTACCAGGCAGTGGAAACTGCAGCTCCAAAGGGATATGCACTTCCTACAGGTGGTGGAGACTTTAAATTCGAAGTTAAAGACGGTTCATATACTAAAGATGGTCAAATTAACTATGATAAGGAAAAAGAAGAAACAAAAGATGCAATGCAAATCAAAAATAATAAAGTAACAATCCCACAAACAGGTGGTATTGGTACAGTTATCTTTACAGTAGCTGGTTTAATCATCATGGGTGCAGCGATTTACGCATTGAAGAAAAATAATCAAGAAGTAGATGCTTAA
- a CDS encoding SpaA isopeptide-forming pilin-related protein, with amino-acid sequence MKNRFNKIFSIFLGVSILFQTCATPVMAFQNNNPNSLKIINNENTNQENKQSKTIIGTNDLNSSSKTKSSLYNVDINNLGSKNLTSKQIEASKALSPGQSLIFKYPKINYEVGERLDLSSIEILIKNFNNEIRLLKYDDISKNEKIDINLKHGDIIYENYYNSLFNEKFLEKETNHTKKSIIQYLEKNKINPCTHSIAIKIPNFSPINIKLNIKDSNLNLSPLELFRALKMKNSSMILLEADKLAYKVDEEINLEKFKFLVKKETGFLNIINGKDIKSESINVDLTKIDKDKKNFAKDKNSPYIYTYITLSKKGFKNLYIPITLIRNDIEKNQINNKNFDILSWGLNLDKSNSIYTLTLDVKNLSDVKEAKFKFLNSITKTAQNIKIDRIVKTNGFEEEDITLTNPLYRDEDNIEDYKDFSSKKMKEKLEKLEVKNPVKLSNSLETGYKYVFFIKKDAENKNNLLLDFEAKTNDEKPLKKEVEIAAKDPKVANILNKFIALKDSENTPKAEEKAKVYGKFTIKKTDEKQNFLSGSEFTLSKKEGEKLPVSFNSVTKKVERADGVAFDNLESGLYILKETKSPDGYKASDDYVVIVHASGNTQVIDKKLFDIMDKSELKEEGDPDELLNTKSTIDVEGTGSTKRDPNIFDGQLIKKLDVSDYELVSSNDKHPTTVYPNNGEYLKAKFKVKLPAQAKEGDYFYITYDEKLNRLGNKMIENEILPIKSYLGEELIKVTNKNGDNTYKYTLTSAVNNKQDFEIEIEAPLYVNRDKVKENALLTIKNTIPSKGKDNALAQTAVEKVYENQISVDYSGFSIRAKNSNDNIGSAIYYNTDKVELDPKTGRPKLDSNGEPVKKANPSPYTISYVYLYGEKLPQDQITVGLYTNTGNQWHPYRFSAIDLFNSDADISIYKVKHPFESLVNTEKLNPDTMPESFGLTEASLKTEQKLTLNTDYLVKNRPATYGQAKVLTINGGVEGDNPEQYGYVIRIKAPYETGDTPIRLFASMKRGNGELIGFNNEIIQAKPSATINYSKAIKLVKKDSDDSKAIDGAIFKLTSVEGEEKYLQYAKTGWDSQNNISKGTLYFTKIKAGDYILEEVIAPSGYQKPSSPWKVQITVDDNGNIIKVIKKSDASDDLLSIVDDSKNEITVTNKKAPITPTEKTVINYPNKIKFYKVNENGEALKGAEFKLKKMNDVVKEINSIGNTSTNEFIFEKLSPGEYKLYETKAPDGYPKLGRELEVATFTVNVIGEIENVKTYNGIQLTESDGTIHKIVNTKTKPVYPSTGGMGTVPFVGAGVSLMALAWYELRKRRYDNKGGGTN; translated from the coding sequence ATGAAAAATAGATTTAATAAAATATTTTCAATTTTTTTAGGGGTTTCCATATTATTTCAAACATGTGCAACACCGGTAATGGCGTTTCAAAATAATAATCCAAATTCCTTAAAAATAATAAACAATGAAAATACCAATCAAGAAAATAAGCAATCTAAAACTATTATTGGAACAAATGACTTGAATTCAAGTAGTAAAACCAAAAGTAGTTTATATAATGTTGATATTAATAACTTAGGGAGTAAAAACTTAACGTCAAAACAAATAGAAGCATCAAAAGCTCTATCGCCGGGACAAAGTTTGATTTTTAAGTATCCTAAGATTAATTATGAAGTAGGTGAAAGATTAGATTTATCTTCTATAGAAATTTTAATAAAAAATTTTAATAACGAAATAAGATTATTAAAATATGATGATATATCAAAAAATGAAAAAATAGACATAAATCTTAAACACGGCGATATTATTTATGAAAATTATTATAATTCTTTATTTAATGAAAAGTTTTTAGAAAAAGAAACGAATCATACAAAAAAATCAATCATACAATATTTAGAAAAAAATAAAATTAATCCTTGTACCCATTCAATAGCCATTAAAATTCCTAATTTTAGCCCAATAAACATTAAATTAAATATTAAGGATAGCAATTTAAATTTAAGTCCTTTAGAGCTTTTTAGAGCATTAAAAATGAAAAATTCTTCAATGATTTTGTTAGAGGCAGATAAACTTGCATATAAGGTTGATGAAGAAATTAATTTAGAAAAATTTAAATTTTTAGTAAAAAAAGAAACCGGTTTCTTAAATATTATTAATGGAAAAGATATAAAGAGTGAGTCAATAAATGTTGATTTAACAAAAATTGACAAAGATAAAAAGAATTTTGCTAAAGACAAAAATTCTCCTTATATATACACATATATTACTTTATCAAAAAAAGGATTTAAAAATTTATATATCCCAATTACATTAATTAGAAATGATATAGAAAAAAATCAAATCAATAACAAAAATTTTGATATTTTGTCATGGGGGTTAAATTTAGATAAAAGTAATTCTATATACACATTAACTTTAGATGTAAAAAATTTATCAGATGTAAAGGAAGCAAAATTTAAATTTTTAAATTCAATTACAAAAACAGCTCAAAATATAAAAATTGATAGAATAGTAAAAACAAATGGCTTTGAGGAAGAAGATATAACTCTTACGAACCCGCTATACAGGGATGAGGATAATATAGAAGATTACAAAGATTTTTCTTCGAAAAAAATGAAGGAAAAACTTGAAAAGCTAGAAGTGAAAAATCCTGTAAAACTTTCCAATTCATTGGAAACGGGGTATAAATACGTATTTTTTATAAAAAAGGATGCAGAAAATAAAAATAATCTTTTATTAGATTTTGAAGCTAAAACAAATGATGAAAAACCATTAAAAAAAGAAGTTGAAATAGCAGCTAAAGATCCTAAAGTAGCTAATATATTAAATAAATTTATCGCATTAAAAGATTCAGAAAACACTCCAAAGGCTGAAGAAAAAGCTAAAGTATATGGGAAGTTTACGATTAAAAAGACTGATGAGAAACAAAATTTTTTATCCGGTTCAGAGTTTACTTTGTCTAAAAAAGAGGGGGAAAAGTTACCGGTAAGTTTTAATTCTGTAACAAAGAAAGTTGAAAGAGCTGATGGAGTAGCATTTGACAACCTTGAATCAGGACTGTATATTCTAAAAGAAACGAAATCTCCAGATGGGTATAAGGCTAGTGATGACTATGTAGTAATAGTACACGCAAGTGGAAATACCCAAGTTATAGATAAGAAACTTTTTGATATAATGGATAAAAGTGAGTTGAAAGAAGAGGGAGATCCAGATGAACTATTAAATACAAAAAGTACTATAGATGTTGAAGGAACAGGTAGTACTAAAAGAGATCCAAATATATTTGATGGTCAATTAATTAAAAAACTTGATGTTAGTGACTATGAATTAGTATCAAGTAATGACAAACATCCCACAACAGTTTATCCAAATAATGGGGAATATCTAAAGGCTAAATTTAAGGTTAAGCTGCCAGCACAGGCAAAAGAAGGAGATTACTTCTATATTACCTATGATGAAAAATTAAACAGACTAGGTAACAAGATGATAGAAAACGAAATACTTCCAATAAAATCATATTTGGGAGAAGAATTAATAAAAGTTACTAATAAAAATGGAGACAACACTTACAAGTATACCTTGACTAGTGCAGTTAACAATAAACAAGATTTTGAGATAGAAATAGAAGCACCACTTTATGTAAATAGGGATAAGGTTAAAGAAAATGCTTTACTTACTATAAAAAATACAATTCCTTCAAAGGGTAAGGATAATGCACTAGCACAAACTGCAGTTGAAAAAGTATATGAAAATCAAATTAGTGTTGATTATAGTGGATTTTCTATAAGAGCCAAAAATAGTAATGATAATATAGGGTCTGCTATTTACTACAACACAGATAAGGTTGAACTTGACCCAAAAACAGGTAGACCAAAGTTGGACTCTAACGGGGAGCCAGTAAAAAAAGCAAATCCAAGTCCTTATACAATAAGTTATGTTTATCTTTATGGTGAAAAATTGCCTCAAGATCAAATAACAGTGGGATTATATACTAATACTGGTAATCAATGGCACCCTTATCGCTTTTCTGCTATTGATTTATTTAATAGTGATGCGGATATTAGTATCTATAAAGTAAAGCATCCATTTGAGTCTCTTGTTAATACAGAAAAGCTAAACCCTGATACAATGCCGGAAAGTTTTGGGTTGACAGAAGCTTCATTAAAAACTGAGCAAAAATTAACATTAAACACAGATTATTTGGTAAAAAATAGGCCTGCAACTTATGGACAAGCAAAAGTATTAACAATAAATGGTGGCGTAGAAGGAGATAATCCAGAACAATATGGGTACGTTATAAGGATAAAAGCACCATATGAAACGGGAGATACTCCAATAAGATTATTTGCTTCTATGAAAAGAGGCAATGGTGAATTAATAGGATTTAACAACGAAATTATCCAAGCTAAACCAAGTGCAACTATAAATTATAGCAAGGCTATAAAATTGGTTAAAAAAGATAGTGATGACAGCAAAGCAATTGATGGAGCAATATTTAAACTTACAAGCGTAGAAGGAGAAGAAAAATACCTTCAATACGCTAAAACAGGCTGGGATTCTCAAAACAATATTAGTAAGGGTACACTATACTTCACAAAGATAAAGGCAGGAGACTACATCTTAGAAGAAGTTATAGCTCCAAGCGGATATCAGAAACCATCGTCACCATGGAAAGTTCAAATAACCGTTGATGATAATGGAAATATAATAAAAGTTATAAAAAAATCTGATGCTTCAGATGATTTATTGTCTATTGTCGATGACTCCAAAAATGAAATAACAGTAACAAATAAAAAAGCTCCAATTACACCAACAGAAAAGACAGTTATAAACTATCCAAATAAAATTAAATTCTACAAAGTAAATGAAAATGGAGAAGCCTTAAAGGGAGCAGAATTCAAATTAAAGAAAATGAATGATGTTGTTAAGGAAATAAATTCTATTGGCAATACTTCGACTAATGAATTTATTTTTGAAAAATTATCGCCGGGAGAGTATAAACTTTACGAAACAAAAGCACCGGACGGATATCCTAAACTAGGAAGAGAATTAGAAGTAGCAACATTTACAGTAAATGTTATAGGTGAAATAGAAAATGTAAAAACTTATAACGGGATACAACTAACAGAAAGTGATGGAACTATTCATAAGATAGTAAACACCAAAACTAAACCAGTTTATCCTTCTACTGGTGGAATGGGGACTGTTCCGTTTGTTGGAGCGGGGGTTAGTTTGATGGCTCTTGCGTGGTATGAGCTTAGAAAGAGAAGGTATGACAACAAAGGGGGTGGGACAAATTAA